One genomic region from Corvus hawaiiensis isolate bCorHaw1 chromosome 21, bCorHaw1.pri.cur, whole genome shotgun sequence encodes:
- the GBGT1 gene encoding LOW QUALITY PROTEIN: globoside alpha-1,3-N-acetylgalactosaminyltransferase 1 (The sequence of the model RefSeq protein was modified relative to this genomic sequence to represent the inferred CDS: inserted 1 base in 1 codon; substituted 1 base at 1 genomic stop codon), with amino-acid sequence MSLIHSSLLVSSLKSESCWNSEFALPSTLEDMISRRVVVGSLVCLGVVAAVIWATSGSGKVQYLPYYLPCPEIFSIKLQYTEEKLIQLFPQLFYQQPRVLAPNHQDVLTVTPWLVPIIWEGAFNPEILDSAYRPXNLSIGVTAFAVGKYTRFVRRFLESAEWHLLRGSQVNYYTFTDSPEAIPHVQLQPGCRLVTIPIQNYSSWQDMSMCRMETINQHVAGVSHRCLFCLDISMVSHSPWGPETLGDVVAAIHPGYSQDPXEQFPCERRSSSAAFIPEGEGDFYCGGAVFGGLVRKVYELTKTCHTTILETKAKGIVAAWQEESHLNRHFLCHKPSKVLSPEYIWDDRKPKPPKIHLIRVSTVDKNYREVRDRLIPAERSSTQSKPPKLAPTECAPP; translated from the exons ATGAGCCTGatccacagctccctgctcGTGTCCTCACTGAAG AGTGAAAGCTGCTGGAATTCAGAATTTGCCCTTCCTTCTACTCTAGAAGATATGATTTCCAGGAGAGTGGTGGTGGGATCTCTTGTCTGCCTGGGTGTTGTTGCTGCAGTTATCTG GGCTACATCTGGGAGTGGAAAAGTGCAGTACCTGCCCTACTACCTTCCGTGCCCTGAAATCTT CTCCATAAAACTCCAATATACAGAAGAGAAGCTAATCCAGCTTTTCCCCCA ATTATTTTATCAGCAGCCAAGAGTGCTGGCGCCAAA CCACCAGGATGTGCTGACAGTCACACCATGGCTGGTCCCCATCATCTGGGAAGGGGCCTTCAATCCTGAGATCCTGGACAGTGCCTACAGAC TGAACCTGAGCATAGGGGTGACAGCCTTTGCTGTTGGAAA GTACACGAGGTTTGTGCGGCGCTTCCTGGAGTCGGCAGAGTGGCACCTCCTGCGGGGCTCCCAGGTGAACTATTACACCTTCACAGACAGCCCCGAGGCCATTCCCCAcgtccagctgcagccagggtgCAGGCTTGTCACCATCCCCATCCAGAACTACTCCAGCTGGCAGGACATGtccatgtgcaggatggagaccATCAACCAGCACGTGGCCGGGGTGAGCCATCGGTGCCTCTTCTGCCTGGACATCAGCATggtgtcccacagcccctggggccCCGAGACCCTGGGGGATGTGGTGGCAGCCATCCACCCTGGGTACTCCCAAGACCCCTGAGAGCAGTTCCCTTGTGAGAGGAGAAGCTCCTCGGCAGCCTTCATCCCTGAGGGAGAAGGGGATTTCTACTGTGGAGGAGCCGTGTTTGGAGGCTTGGTCAGGAAGGTCTATGAGCTCACCAAGACCTGCCACACGACCATCCTGGAGACAAAAGCCAAAGGGATTGTGGCAGCCTGGCAGGAGGAGAGTCACCTCAACAGGCACTTCCTGTGCCACAAACCTTCCAAGGTGCTTTCTCCAGAGTATATATGGGATGACAGGAAGCCaaagccccccaaaatccacctcATCCGTGTTTCCACAGTGGATAAGAACTACAGAGAGGTCCGAGaccgtctgatccctgcagagaGATCATCCACACAATCAAAGCCACCAAAATTAGCTCCCACAGAATGTGCCCCACCATGA
- the SURF6 gene encoding surfeit locus protein 6, whose protein sequence is MASLAAQDSYLQGLARRVGVQHAPESRKRKFVSKPGQPDDAGRQVKKQKKKKPRKQAEKKNAPSAKQVVSNTSKPTPGQKAAPQASKSSPQGGTQNRNESVAAGSNSELSSPSVSAINLLRQRLHEKIKKASGQDNAKELTPAVLEKRQRRKYERERKKRRRKELKMKAKMEKKETEEVPAEPENKKEESRADIVFNRVEVHEENELNKMQKKKEKRKAVKGNITPLTGKNYKQLLSRLETRKNKLEELKEKDEKKAQELETKIKWTNALYKAEGVKIRDDEERLKEALKRKEKRKAQRKRQWEERTVRVVEKMQQRQDKRQKNIKKKKKERIEKKKARARKKGRVLPEDLKKAGLK, encoded by the exons ATGGCCAGCTTGGCCGCCCAGGACTCCTACCTGCAGGGCTTGGCCAGGAGGGTCGGCGTGCAGCACGCCCCGGAGTCGCGGAAGAGGAAATTTG TGTCTAAGCCAGGCCAGCCCGATGATGCTGGCAGACAGgtcaagaaacagaagaaaaagaaacccaggAAGCAAGCTGAGAAGAAGAATGCTCCTTCAGCCAAACAGGTGGTTTCTAACACCAGTAAACCCACTCCAGGACAGAAAGCAGCCCCTCAAGCCAGCAAATCATCTCCACAGGGTGGTACACAGAACAGAAATGAGAGTGTGGCTGCAG gaAGTAACAGTGAACTGAGTTCCCCTTCTGTTTCTGCAATCAATCTGTTGCGTCAGAGACTCCACGAAAAGATTAAAAAGGCTTCTGGACAG GATAATGCCAAAGAATTAACTCCTGCAGtcctggagaagaggcagcGAAGGAAGTacgagagagagagaaagaagcgCCGGCGAAAGGAGTTGAAGATGAAGgcaaaaatggagaagaaagaaactgaGGAGGTACCAGCAgagccagaaaacaaaaaggaggagagcagagctgataTTGTCTTCAACAGGGTTGAAGTTCATGAAGAGAATGAGTTGAACAAgatgcagaagaagaaagagaagaggaaagcagtgaaAGGCAATATCACTCCTCTGACAGGAAAAAACtacaagcagctgctgagcaggcTGGAGACCAGGAAGAATAAGCTGGAGGAGCTCAAGGAGAAGGACGAGAAGAAAGCTCAGGAGCTGGAGACCAAGATAAAATGGACAAATGCTCTCTATAAGGCGGAAGGGGTGAAGATCCGTGATGACGAGGAGCGTCTGAAGGAGGCCCTGAAGCGCAAGGAGAAGCGGAAAGCCCAGCgcaagaggcagtgggaggaacggactgtgagggtggtggaaAAGATGCAGCAGCGGCAGGACAAGCGCCAGAAGAACattaagaagaagaagaaggagaggaTAGAGAAGAAGAAAGCCAGGGCCCGGAAGAAAGGCCGAGTTCTGCCAGAGGACTTGAAAAAAGCTGGGTTAAAGTGA